In Crinalium epipsammum PCC 9333, the DNA window TTGGTACAGGCAAACCACCTTTTATCCACTAAACGACTAGCTTACTTTCCTTTCACAGGCATCACCCAATTTAGAAAGAATCTCGTTGTCTAGCTAAACACTAAAATAATAGCTAAGTAGTGCGTAAATACGCTTCTTTTACGTAGCTAAAAGCAGGGCGAATGGGGCAGTAATAGGGGGAATTGCAAATGCAAACTACAGAGCAAAAGGATATTACATTACCTCCTCACAACTGGGATGCCTTGAAGGAACTAGAGTGGGAAAAAGACTGTTTATTTCGTGGCTCTGCTACATTTTGGATTGCTATGTTCGCAACGGGCGTGTTTGTTTCCATAGCATGGGTAGTAATGGGATTGGTTTACAAACCTTTGGTTCGAGTCACCAAACTTGCACGAATTATCAAGGTAATGCGCCCACTACTAGAGGAGTTTGAAGGACAAGGGATACAAATATTTCCCTGTTTGGAAGTAGCCGGACACGAACCGCTAGATTTTTATATCCGATTTCCTGAAGCTCACCTACTCATTTCTATGCGCTCGATGGGAAAATCTGAGATAGTCTACAAAGAAACAAAGGAGACTTTATTCGTGAGGCGGAAAGGCAAGGGGATAAAGAAGTGGCATCCCGATCCTCTGGTCGAACTGAGTGAATACCAAGCTTCGCTAATTAAAAACAGGCAGCAGTTTGGGATGGCTTCACGGGAGGTGCGTAAACCTTTAGCCAAAGTTTTAGTAATATCGGGAGAAACTACGATTGATGAGCATGAAGAGCATTTATATGCGACACTTAGCGGAGAACGTTTTCTGGCTCTCAACAGAAAAGGTACTGCTTTTGTAATAAAAGAGAATCAGTTAATTAATTTTATGAAAGCTTACATAGTCGCTTATCAGACTCAAAAAGTCTAGAATATCTGTGAACCCCTAGTGTCGTGATACGACGCAATGGTTCATTACAAACCAGGAATTGGGCGCTACAAATGCTTCCCCAAGCTTTTTTACCATTCCTGTCTCAATTGTAAACTATCGTTGCTCCTGTAGCAACGTTTATGAAGCAGCACAAATACTTATTTGTCTGAACAATTGAGATTTCAATGGTAGCGTCCAACTCCCCCTAAATAAAATAGGAGACAGGAGTTGAAACAGCTACGAAAGGTAGCAACCCAGCCTGCTAAATGGGTTTCCCAGGCTCATACCTTAAGCTCGCAGCAGCAAACGACTGAAATTTGCGCCACGCTTAAGTTTGAAGCCAAACGTCAATTAGGCGATCGCGTTCCAGTATCGCCCAAAGATTTTGAAAAATTAAATATAATCCTTTTAGATTATCGCCTAAAAGAATCGCTGTTACAGCTTGATTCGCAATGGTTTTGGGGCAATTTGAGTGTTAATTTCATCAAATTTATCCAGTCTGGGGGTGCAGCATGAATCCTCAAGACTGGAAGCTATGGCAGCGAGTACCGAATTCACAAGAGATCGCAGATGCTCTTAAAAATATTCCTGCACACTGGAATTTAACGCCATTACATGACAAAGCAGCATTTAGGGAGAATTGGCAGACTGAGCCATTCATCAACCACAACCATTTTACAACGTGGCTGCTAGATGGTGAGGAGAAGGTTAGCAGCAAGGGTAAAACCTACCGAGCATATATATCAGGTTACGGGCTTAGAACTGGTGACAGTTCCAATGGTTTAATTGCCATTGACGTTGATGGCGCATCTGCTGAACCTGTCTTAGAAGCTTTATTAGGCAATGGCGACTTACCTAAAACTGTTAGCTGGACTTCTGGTAAACCAGGACGCAGACAATTATTATTTCAAGTACCTGATGAATACAGGGGACAGTTAGTAGACTTTAATCGCTCGGTTATCACCGAGCATAAAGGTGTCAAAACTGCTGACGGTGAAATTCTAGAACTGCGTTACAACAAATGTCAATCTGTTTTACCACCGTCGCGGCATCCCCAAACTGGTGCTTATCACTGGATTAACTCACCATCTGTCTGTGAAGTAGCGATCGCACCAAATTGGCTGTGTGAACTGCTAATCGGTCTAGCAAATCTTGAGAAGCAAGCAGAACTGGCAAGGGCTAGAGAAGCTCTTGCAGCAAGGGCAAGAGCAGATGTCAGACGGCAACAGCGACAACAATCCTTATTCGTTGGCACTCCACCTCTAGAAATCTTCCTCACTCGTAATGACCAGGACTTGATTAACAGTGGCGCGGGTCAAGGCAACCGCGACGACTATGGGTTTAAATTAGCTGCTAACATTATTGCCACTTGCGATCGCTTACAGGTGCTTGGTATTCCATTTGAGGGGGATGGAGAGCGATTATTTGAGGAATATGGAAATAGATGCTCCCCACCTCTTACGAAGCGTGACATTAATCGCATTTGGAAATCTGCTAGTAAAAAATCCAAGCCATCGCTGAACGATGAACAATTAGAGAAGCGATACAGTTATTGGCAGTACGAGCAGAAAAAAGATTTCTATAAACCTAACAATTTCAATCAATCTGGTGACAATTTCTGTGTAAGCTCCGAGAAACAAAGTTACTACTGTTTTCACTGCAAAGCTAGTGGTAATGCTGTTAGGTTTCTAGTAGAGTTTGAGAAAAAATCCTTTACTGATACCGTTCTAGGATTAGCTGAGAAACATCAAATACCTGTTGAATGGGATACAAAAAATTCCAACCACTTAACATCATCAACAATTGAATCAGTCAAGGCTAAAACTGATATTTATGAAATAATATCAGAGCGTATTCCGCTACAAAAATCCGGCAATGTTTTCACAGGAGTTTGCCCATTTCATAAGTCAGACGCTACGCCATTTGAATCAATATCCGATTTATTTAAAAATCTCAAACATCGACTAGACAACAGCTTAAAAGGTTTTGGAAAACAGCGTATCAAGCCAAAACCAAAACCAAAACCTCAAGAAGTAAAAATTAATCTTCCTACACCTGAGAATTATCAAAAGCTAGGGCATCCACATATTATTTATGATGGTGCTATCTTAAATACTTGGCAGACAGCTAAGGAATTAGGATACAGATATATTCTCGATAAATCATCGACAGGAGTTGGTAAATCTCATGCTTCTGGTGATGCTATTCCAGCCGCTTTTGGTGTAGAGAAAATATTTAACTTAGCAGCAGATCATCGTAATCCAACTACTTTACCAGTAGAAGTTAATTATAAAGATTTACCACCTCGTCATAATGGCTTTAAAAAAGATGAAACAAGGTTAACACCGCTCTTGCTGCCATTTCTGGTTCACCCCAAAAAAGACGAAAAACCAGACACGCCTGGTAACTGTTTCCGCACTCCTCTATTCCATAATCTCGCAAGTAAAAACCTAAGTGGCATAGAACAATCGAATGAGTCACCTGTTTGCGCTACCTGCCATCTAGCAGGGGGTTGTCAGAGTGGCAAGGGTGAGGGCTATGGTTTCCGGTTTGAGCGTCGCCAAGCTTTCGAGAGCGATCGCCTACGCGCACATCCTGATTCAATGCCAAGTATTGATGAGGGTGAATATCCGAAATGGATGGGCATCTGGGATGAAGCTGGTAGGCTCATTAAAACAACAAAACAGCTAGAGGTAAAATTAGCAGACTTCGATCAAACTTGGGCAGAACTAGAAGCCAAGTTACCACAACATCATCAAGCCTTGACAGGGCTACGGCAATCGCTTAGGCAGTTCCTAACAAAAGAATTAAAACAACCTTATTACGGTTGGAGTGATGCAGAAATTAGGGAGAAATTACCACAAGCGCCTGATGATGTATCACTTCTAGCTGACGATATTGATTATGCGCTACATCCTGATTTAATTAAACTTTTGAAAGAGCCTGATAATGTTGACTTCAGAGGGAATGCAGGTAAGGGCGTATCAAAGGCTACACGCTCACTTATTCGCTCTACCTTAAGAGCAGAAGCTTACACAGAATCGACTAAAAACCTCGATTCAGTTCTGCTAAATTGGTTGCCTCAATTCCTACGGATATGGGGTGGCGAAAAGGGTGCATTTAGATGTCAATGGAACACATTAACAGTTGCCAGCCGTGACGAGAAACACGCCGATATTGTTAAAGCATTTAACTTTAATGTATTTCTTGATGCCACTGTTGACCCAGATATTTTAGCTCTCCGTCTTGGCATCCCACGCCATGAATTACTGGTAATTGAAAAGTCAAAACCAAGTTACCAAAACCTGCGGATAATTCAGGTTAATGGATTCGGTCAACTTGGTAAAAAACGCTCAGACTCTCTCAATCAACAGGTTCAATTATTCCAAGCTTGGTTAAGGCAAAAGCATTCAGATATTGATTTTATAGACTGGTTAGCATTTAGTGACTTTGCCCACTTTAGGGAGGGTCGAGGGTCAAACCAATTTATCAATCATTCCGCACTAGCAAGTTTCGGCACTCCCTACCAAAATATCGGTAGCTTACAGATGGAATATCAGACGCTCACGGGTAAGTCTCCAGATGGGGAGGAGTTTCAGGCATTCGTGGATGCCCACGTGCAGGAGGAGATTGTTCAGGAAGTTGGGAGGATGCGATCGCATCTTGACCTAATGCAGCAGAAAACTTTCTACTTTGTCGCTGACTATGACATCCGCTTTTTGGCTTTGGAATTACCAGGGGTAACGATTGAATCAGTCGATGTGGTTAAGCTCTGCCCTGAAGCTGCTGGTGGAGCCAACCAAACTAAGTGGGCAATCCTTCAGGCATATAAACAGCTATCAGAGTCTGCATCCAAAATTACCACTACTACTGTTGGTGCTGTTGCTGGTGTTACCCAAGGGTGCGTTAGCAAAATTGCTCAGGATTTCGGTGGTTGGAAGGAGCTAGAAAAATTATTACGACTGCTATTAAGTAAGTTATATAGCGTTGGTAATAATTCTGATGAGCCAGATTTTGACATTAAATACATGGCTGATAAGTACTTACCACTAGCTCTCGATGAACCAGAGGTTGATGCACTAGCAGAAGTCAAAATAGTAGCGGAATCCTTTGGTTGGCAAGGCTTTGAGAAGATTATTGAGTTAATGCCCCTCAAATATAAAGCCAAGCTACTAGCCGTTATCCTCAACCTATTACCCTCTGATGTGGGGGATGAGTTGAAGGGCGCTATCGCCGATCTGCAAATAGAGGGGACGGGATGAAGAAAGTGGACGCAGCGATCACCCACAAACATTGCACATCTCAAGTAGAGCAGTTAAGTTTATTCGCTTGACTAAAACAATCCTGTTGAAGCTTGTCAAAAACTAAATATTTCAGCATTCGCACTTTACACGCATTGGAGGTTTTAAAGTGGCACGAAATCGTATTACCAAAAAACTTAATATTGTAGATTTATCCACTGCACCAAACGAACTACCCCAAGTTGGGGGAGTACAGAAGACTCTGGAGCGGGAATTAAATGGGCTAGAACCAAGTAAGGAAAAAAGTTCTAGCCCATTAAATCAGGGTGAGGAATTAAATGGGCTAGAACCAAGTAAGGAAAAAAGTTCTAGCCCATTAAATCAGGGAGAGGAAAACCAATTCCGTAAACGCAGAGGTGCAAGAGGAAAACAGATTGCTTCCGGTCGTCTATACCCATATACCAAAAACAAAAAGCTAAAAAATGGAAT includes these proteins:
- a CDS encoding bifunctional DNA primase/polymerase; amino-acid sequence: MNPQDWKLWQRVPNSQEIADALKNIPAHWNLTPLHDKAAFRENWQTEPFINHNHFTTWLLDGEEKVSSKGKTYRAYISGYGLRTGDSSNGLIAIDVDGASAEPVLEALLGNGDLPKTVSWTSGKPGRRQLLFQVPDEYRGQLVDFNRSVITEHKGVKTADGEILELRYNKCQSVLPPSRHPQTGAYHWINSPSVCEVAIAPNWLCELLIGLANLEKQAELARAREALAARARADVRRQQRQQSLFVGTPPLEIFLTRNDQDLINSGAGQGNRDDYGFKLAANIIATCDRLQVLGIPFEGDGERLFEEYGNRCSPPLTKRDINRIWKSASKKSKPSLNDEQLEKRYSYWQYEQKKDFYKPNNFNQSGDNFCVSSEKQSYYCFHCKASGNAVRFLVEFEKKSFTDTVLGLAEKHQIPVEWDTKNSNHLTSSTIESVKAKTDIYEIISERIPLQKSGNVFTGVCPFHKSDATPFESISDLFKNLKHRLDNSLKGFGKQRIKPKPKPKPQEVKINLPTPENYQKLGHPHIIYDGAILNTWQTAKELGYRYILDKSSTGVGKSHASGDAIPAAFGVEKIFNLAADHRNPTTLPVEVNYKDLPPRHNGFKKDETRLTPLLLPFLVHPKKDEKPDTPGNCFRTPLFHNLASKNLSGIEQSNESPVCATCHLAGGCQSGKGEGYGFRFERRQAFESDRLRAHPDSMPSIDEGEYPKWMGIWDEAGRLIKTTKQLEVKLADFDQTWAELEAKLPQHHQALTGLRQSLRQFLTKELKQPYYGWSDAEIREKLPQAPDDVSLLADDIDYALHPDLIKLLKEPDNVDFRGNAGKGVSKATRSLIRSTLRAEAYTESTKNLDSVLLNWLPQFLRIWGGEKGAFRCQWNTLTVASRDEKHADIVKAFNFNVFLDATVDPDILALRLGIPRHELLVIEKSKPSYQNLRIIQVNGFGQLGKKRSDSLNQQVQLFQAWLRQKHSDIDFIDWLAFSDFAHFREGRGSNQFINHSALASFGTPYQNIGSLQMEYQTLTGKSPDGEEFQAFVDAHVQEEIVQEVGRMRSHLDLMQQKTFYFVADYDIRFLALELPGVTIESVDVVKLCPEAAGGANQTKWAILQAYKQLSESASKITTTTVGAVAGVTQGCVSKIAQDFGGWKELEKLLRLLLSKLYSVGNNSDEPDFDIKYMADKYLPLALDEPEVDALAEVKIVAESFGWQGFEKIIELMPLKYKAKLLAVILNLLPSDVGDELKGAIADLQIEGTG